In Kordia antarctica, the following proteins share a genomic window:
- a CDS encoding M1 family metallopeptidase, protein MKKAILAIGFLWTFIAYSQSGQELIDVAQGEHNKAAQLQDFQANQHTASYDLLYHKLQLEVDPAKHYIKGEVTTEFRALENTDTIVFDLSDNLQVASITTEEATLNFTHENNELTITFAKGICENATEKVTIIYEGTPNKNAGGDGFVTTTHNNTPSLYTMSEPYGSRDWWPCKQDLTDKIDQIDVIITAPKAYKAVSNGMAISEEEHGEMVTTHWQHNYPIPSYLIGIAVTDYEVFSQTIERNGHSFDIVNYVYPESKEKAEEYTKVTVDIMNLFQDLFGDYPFKDEKYGHAEFEYGGGMEHSTISFMGNFSRSLIAHELAHQWFGNKVTCDSWNDIWLNEGFATYLSGLVENHFDGEQDFINWKRGKIADITTSRNGSVYVQDEKLDNVGRIFSSRLSYNKGAMVIHMLRKKLGDAAFFQGIRNYLDDEELAYGYANTSQLQAHLENESGEDLNEFFNDWIYGEGYPSYDVAWYQSEESEVSIKVNQEQSNRKVDYFEMNVPFLVIGQQGEEKIITLDNTFNGQEFTIVVDFEIAEIIMDSKFDLISKNNTIGIDIEAVAELEIKPSIQNSLNKTTSVTAGK, encoded by the coding sequence ATGAAGAAAGCCATTTTAGCCATTGGTTTTTTGTGGACTTTTATTGCGTACAGTCAATCTGGTCAAGAACTAATTGATGTAGCACAAGGAGAACACAATAAGGCAGCACAATTACAAGATTTTCAAGCAAATCAACATACAGCTTCATACGATTTGTTATATCATAAACTTCAATTAGAAGTTGATCCCGCAAAACATTATATTAAAGGAGAAGTAACTACAGAATTTCGCGCTTTAGAAAATACAGACACCATCGTTTTTGATTTATCAGATAATTTACAAGTAGCTTCTATCACTACAGAAGAAGCAACCCTAAACTTCACACACGAAAACAACGAACTTACCATCACATTCGCAAAAGGTATTTGTGAAAACGCTACGGAGAAAGTAACTATTATATATGAAGGAACGCCAAATAAAAATGCAGGCGGCGACGGATTTGTAACAACAACACATAATAATACACCTTCTTTATATACGATGTCTGAACCTTACGGATCAAGAGATTGGTGGCCGTGTAAACAAGATTTAACAGATAAGATTGATCAAATTGATGTAATCATCACTGCTCCTAAAGCATACAAAGCTGTCTCTAATGGAATGGCAATATCAGAAGAAGAACATGGAGAAATGGTGACGACGCATTGGCAACACAACTACCCAATTCCTTCGTATTTAATTGGAATTGCGGTAACAGACTACGAAGTGTTTTCGCAAACAATAGAAAGAAATGGGCATAGTTTTGATATTGTAAATTATGTATATCCAGAATCGAAAGAAAAAGCAGAAGAATACACGAAAGTAACGGTTGATATTATGAATCTGTTTCAAGATTTATTTGGAGATTATCCTTTTAAAGATGAAAAATATGGTCATGCAGAGTTTGAATATGGTGGCGGAATGGAACATTCTACGATTTCGTTTATGGGGAATTTTAGCAGATCATTAATCGCGCACGAATTGGCACACCAATGGTTTGGAAATAAAGTAACGTGTGATTCTTGGAATGATATCTGGCTAAATGAAGGTTTTGCAACGTATTTATCAGGTTTGGTAGAGAATCATTTTGATGGCGAACAAGATTTTATCAACTGGAAACGTGGAAAAATTGCAGACATTACAACGTCAAGAAACGGTTCAGTTTATGTGCAAGATGAAAAATTAGATAATGTTGGGCGTATTTTTAGTTCTAGATTAAGTTACAACAAAGGCGCAATGGTAATTCATATGTTGCGTAAAAAATTAGGTGATGCAGCATTCTTTCAAGGAATTAGAAATTATTTGGATGATGAAGAATTAGCATACGGTTACGCAAATACAAGTCAATTACAAGCACATCTAGAAAACGAAAGCGGAGAAGATTTGAATGAATTTTTTAACGATTGGATTTACGGTGAAGGATATCCTTCGTATGATGTTGCTTGGTATCAGTCTGAAGAAAGTGAAGTTAGTATTAAAGTGAATCAAGAACAATCAAACAGAAAAGTTGATTACTTTGAAATGAATGTGCCATTTTTAGTAATCGGACAACAAGGAGAAGAAAAAATTATCACGTTAGATAATACATTCAACGGTCAAGAATTTACGATAGTAGTTGATTTTGAAATTGCAGAAATTATCATGGATTCAAAATTTGATTTAATCTCCAAAAACAACACCATTGGAATTGACATTGAGGCAGTTGCAGAATTAGAAATCAAGCCTTCTATCCAAAATTCATTGAACAAAACCACTTCAGTTACCGCCGGAAAATAA